The following coding sequences are from one Bacteroidales bacterium window:
- a CDS encoding DUF3098 domain-containing protein, whose amino-acid sequence MSTQNFSKLPNNKTSDSLNSNLDENNSKGFALEKINYILIAISFALIILGFALMGGESSTPDNYNADIFSWRRIVLGPTISFIGFVAIIFGIMYKKKGDK is encoded by the coding sequence ATGAGTACTCAAAATTTTTCAAAATTGCCAAATAATAAAACTTCTGATAGTTTGAATAGTAATTTGGATGAGAACAACTCTAAAGGGTTTGCCTTAGAGAAGATAAACTATATTCTTATTGCTATTTCGTTTGCCCTTATTATTTTAGGGTTTGCTCTTATGGGTGGCGAGAGTTCTACTCCCGATAATTACAATGCCGATATTTTTAGTTGGCGTCGTATTGTGTTAGGCCCAACAATCTCTTTTATTGGTTTTGTTGCTATTATATTTGGTATTATGTATAAAAAGAAAGGAGATAAGTAA
- a CDS encoding NAD(P)/FAD-dependent oxidoreductase, with protein sequence MSVNIPQSSKKRVVIVGGGFGGLSLAKKLRNSNFQVVLVDKNNYHQFPPLIYQIASSGIEPSSISFPFRKIFQRRKDFYFRMAEVRSIFPEHKIVQTSIGKISYDYLVLAAGTTTNFFGNKSIEENAIPMKNVSEAMGLQNAILSNFERALTCSNEVERQELLNIVIVGGGATGVEIAGALSEMKNFVVPKDYPDLPKSLVNIYLIEAGERLLSSMSRESSLSVEDFLRRMGVNVLLNKMVTEFKENKVYLKDGSTIATRTFIWVSGVAGVKIDNMPKESIGRGNRIEVDAYNQVKGMSNVFCIGDQSLMLEGDENWTGGHPQLAQVAIQQGSLLAANLKRMEEGKALKPFKYKNLGTMATVGRNRAVAEFKKIKMAGFVAWVMWLIVHLRSILGVRNKIIVFYNWAINYFTYGQSLRLILYPKKAKEVMDREERLASLHWGEDLKTLPKD encoded by the coding sequence ATGAGTGTAAATATTCCACAGAGCAGTAAAAAGCGAGTTGTAATTGTAGGAGGAGGTTTTGGCGGACTATCTCTCGCAAAAAAACTTCGCAATTCAAATTTTCAGGTAGTATTGGTCGATAAAAATAACTATCATCAATTTCCACCACTCATATATCAAATAGCCTCATCGGGAATTGAGCCAAGCAGTATATCCTTCCCTTTTAGAAAGATATTTCAACGCCGTAAGGACTTCTATTTCAGAATGGCAGAGGTACGCTCAATATTCCCTGAACATAAAATAGTACAAACCTCAATAGGTAAAATATCGTACGATTATCTTGTGTTAGCAGCCGGAACAACAACAAACTTTTTCGGGAATAAATCTATCGAGGAGAATGCAATCCCCATGAAAAATGTAAGCGAGGCAATGGGATTGCAGAATGCCATATTATCAAACTTTGAAAGAGCATTAACCTGTTCAAATGAGGTTGAACGACAAGAACTCCTCAACATCGTGATTGTTGGAGGAGGAGCAACAGGCGTTGAGATAGCAGGAGCATTATCGGAGATGAAAAATTTTGTAGTTCCAAAAGATTACCCTGATTTGCCTAAAAGTCTTGTAAATATCTATCTGATTGAGGCAGGAGAGCGACTATTATCATCAATGAGTCGCGAGAGTTCATTAAGTGTCGAAGACTTTCTGCGAAGAATGGGAGTGAATGTGTTGCTCAACAAAATGGTAACAGAGTTTAAAGAGAATAAGGTCTATTTAAAAGACGGTAGCACAATAGCAACACGCACCTTTATATGGGTGAGTGGAGTGGCAGGGGTTAAAATAGACAATATGCCTAAGGAGTCTATTGGCAGAGGCAACAGAATAGAGGTTGATGCCTATAACCAAGTAAAGGGTATGAGCAATGTCTTTTGTATAGGCGACCAGTCCCTTATGCTTGAGGGTGACGAAAATTGGACGGGAGGGCATCCTCAGTTGGCACAAGTAGCAATACAGCAGGGCAGTTTATTAGCCGCAAACCTCAAAAGAATGGAGGAGGGTAAGGCACTTAAACCATTTAAATATAAAAATTTAGGCACTATGGCAACCGTAGGGCGTAATCGTGCAGTTGCCGAGTTTAAGAAAATTAAAATGGCAGGTTTTGTAGCATGGGTAATGTGGTTGATAGTACATCTTCGCTCAATATTAGGAGTCAGAAATAAGATAATAGTATTCTACAATTGGGCAATAAACTATTTCACATACGGGCAGTCGCTTCGCCTAATTCTCTATCCCAAAAAAGCAAAAGAGGTAATGGACAGAGAGGAGCGTTTGGCTTCGTTACATTGGGGCGAGGATTTAAAAACTTTGCCCAAGGATTAA
- a CDS encoding cation:proton antiporter yields the protein MDWSFITSQLPLTNSALIFFIVLTIILFAPIILDRLHIPHIIGLIFSGMVIGPHGFNLLEYDASFEIFGNVGLLYLMFLVGLEMSISDFNKNKKRGISYGIITFLIPLLSGLAVSHYILGLNWIASTLLSTIYASHTLISFPIVTRYGVAKSRSVSIAIAGTVIAVIVALTTMAVIIGIAEGGVGALYWIKFAAGVIIYGAAIIYIYPRLTRWFFKKYNDNVSQFIFILSLVFAAAYLAQLVGLVGIIGAFFAGIILTRYIPAVSPLMNRLEFVGNALFIPYFLIGVGMMINLRGFTSWHSIWVALLMTAVAIISKWVAAYIMQKIFRLNSSEGRMLFGLSSAKAAATLAVVLIGYEMQLFDASILNGAILMILISCTISALFTERAAKEIALSSMSEEENPQTEKLPQKILVSVSNPMTADLLVNMAMVMKNPKVKQPLYFLNVVNEARHDNPASAKISNNLLTHASKIAAAADIQVETITRFSMNVASGIVHTMKEKGISELLIGIHHKANIADSFFGSTTEAILKGTNKTVLIAKSIIPTNTLTRIIVYIPEKAEYETGFGTWVSRVANMATQLGCKTIFYGHHDTLGQIKGRLIRKKQNIRAEYHIMDKWNDILMLTGVVLEDDLFIVVSARQASVSYSPNLDKLPSFLSKYFANNNLVILYPEQFGEVGDVTYFSDPLSISVHQNHAYTNRIKKYLTSLFKSSRAGELQ from the coding sequence ATGGATTGGAGTTTTATAACATCACAATTACCGTTAACAAACTCGGCACTAATATTTTTTATAGTGTTGACCATAATTCTTTTTGCCCCAATTATATTAGACCGCTTACACATTCCACACATAATAGGACTAATATTCTCGGGAATGGTAATAGGTCCGCACGGATTTAATCTGCTCGAGTACGATGCAAGTTTCGAGATTTTTGGTAATGTAGGACTACTCTATTTAATGTTTCTTGTAGGGTTGGAGATGAGTATCTCCGACTTTAATAAGAACAAGAAACGGGGTATAAGTTATGGAATAATAACCTTTCTGATACCACTGCTTTCGGGTTTGGCAGTATCGCACTATATACTGGGTTTGAACTGGATAGCATCAACATTGCTGTCAACCATATATGCTTCGCACACATTAATATCGTTCCCCATTGTAACCCGATATGGAGTAGCAAAATCCCGCTCTGTTTCAATAGCCATTGCAGGAACAGTAATTGCAGTTATAGTTGCATTGACAACAATGGCGGTGATAATAGGAATAGCCGAAGGTGGAGTAGGAGCCTTATATTGGATAAAGTTTGCAGCAGGAGTGATAATCTATGGAGCAGCCATAATATACATCTATCCTCGTCTTACACGTTGGTTTTTTAAGAAGTACAACGATAACGTATCTCAATTTATCTTTATCCTGTCGTTGGTTTTTGCTGCGGCATATCTTGCCCAATTGGTAGGCTTGGTAGGAATAATAGGAGCATTCTTCGCAGGAATTATCCTAACTCGTTACATACCTGCTGTATCGCCCTTGATGAATAGGTTAGAGTTTGTAGGAAACGCACTCTTTATCCCCTACTTTTTGATAGGAGTAGGAATGATGATAAACCTGCGAGGATTTACCTCATGGCATAGTATATGGGTAGCACTACTTATGACGGCAGTAGCCATAATATCAAAGTGGGTGGCGGCATATATAATGCAAAAAATCTTCCGATTGAACTCTTCCGAAGGTCGTATGCTATTCGGACTGAGCAGTGCAAAAGCGGCGGCAACATTGGCAGTAGTTCTTATAGGATATGAGATGCAACTCTTTGATGCCTCAATACTCAATGGAGCAATTTTGATGATATTAATCTCATGCACAATAAGTGCGTTGTTCACTGAACGTGCGGCAAAAGAGATAGCACTATCATCAATGAGCGAGGAGGAGAATCCCCAAACCGAGAAACTGCCACAAAAGATATTGGTCTCAGTCTCAAATCCCATGACGGCAGACCTCTTGGTAAATATGGCAATGGTGATGAAGAATCCAAAAGTAAAGCAACCGCTATACTTCTTGAATGTGGTAAATGAGGCACGTCACGACAATCCTGCATCGGCCAAAATATCAAACAATCTGCTCACTCACGCATCAAAGATAGCGGCGGCAGCCGACATTCAGGTAGAGACAATCACCCGTTTCTCAATGAACGTAGCAAGTGGAATAGTTCATACCATGAAAGAGAAAGGCATATCAGAGTTGCTTATAGGTATTCACCATAAGGCAAACATAGCCGACTCATTCTTTGGCTCAACAACCGAGGCAATACTTAAAGGAACAAACAAAACAGTACTTATTGCAAAGAGTATAATACCAACAAATACCCTTACCCGAATAATAGTATATATACCCGAGAAAGCCGAATACGAAACAGGATTTGGAACGTGGGTAAGCCGAGTAGCAAACATGGCAACCCAATTGGGATGCAAAACCATATTCTATGGTCATCACGATACCTTAGGGCAGATAAAGGGCAGACTAATACGCAAAAAACAGAACATCCGTGCTGAGTATCATATAATGGATAAGTGGAACGATATATTAATGCTGACGGGAGTTGTCTTAGAGGACGACCTCTTTATCGTTGTATCGGCACGACAAGCATCGGTATCATACTCGCCCAACTTAGACAAATTGCCATCGTTCCTGTCAAAATATTTTGCCAATAATAACTTGGTAATATTGTACCCCGAGCAGTTTGGAGAGGTGGGGGATGTTACATACTTTAGTGATCCATTGTCAATATCGGTGCATCAAAACCACGCCTATACAAATCGTATAAAGAAATATTTGACCTCACTCTTTAAGTCCTCTCGAGCAGGAGAGTTACAATAA
- the metK gene encoding methionine adenosyltransferase, which translates to MGYLFTSESVSEGHPDKVADQISDALLDEFLAQDKNSKVACETLVTTGQVVIAGEVKSNAYIDLMDVARRVINRIGYTKSEYNFDGDSCGVFSAIHEQSADINRGVERNSDIEQGAGDQGMMFGYASNETDNYMPLSLDLSHKLLIELAAIRREGKEMRYLRPDAKSQVTIEYDDNNTPLRIDTIVVSTQHDEFVKPGQTITQEQADTEMLAQIRKDVAEILIPRVVATLPERVKLLFKDDYKLYVNPTGKFVIGGPHGDTGLTGRKIIVDTYGGKGAHGGGAFSGKDPSKVDRSAAYAARHIAKNLVAAGVADEALIQLSYAIGVAEPISVYVNTYGTAKSGLKDSEIAAKVKEIFDLRPYAIEERLKLRNPIYEETAAYGHMGREPKTVVKRFTSRYTQEIVQEVELFTWEKLDYVDKIKEQFNL; encoded by the coding sequence ATGGGTTATCTATTTACATCAGAATCGGTATCAGAGGGACATCCCGATAAGGTAGCAGATCAAATATCAGACGCACTTCTTGACGAATTTTTGGCTCAAGATAAAAATTCAAAAGTAGCATGTGAAACATTAGTAACAACAGGTCAGGTTGTTATAGCAGGAGAGGTAAAATCAAATGCTTATATCGACTTGATGGATGTCGCACGCCGAGTTATAAACCGCATAGGATACACCAAGAGTGAGTATAACTTTGATGGAGATTCATGTGGAGTATTCTCTGCAATACACGAGCAGAGTGCAGATATAAACAGAGGAGTAGAACGCAATAGCGACATAGAGCAAGGAGCAGGAGACCAAGGAATGATGTTTGGTTATGCAAGTAACGAAACCGATAACTATATGCCCCTATCGTTAGACCTGTCACACAAATTGTTGATTGAACTTGCTGCAATACGCCGTGAGGGGAAAGAGATGAGATATCTTCGCCCCGATGCAAAGAGTCAAGTAACAATTGAGTACGACGATAACAACACCCCATTGCGAATAGATACAATAGTAGTATCAACACAGCACGATGAGTTTGTAAAACCGGGGCAAACCATCACACAAGAGCAAGCCGATACTGAAATGTTGGCACAAATCCGCAAAGATGTTGCCGAAATATTAATACCTCGAGTAGTAGCAACCTTGCCCGAGCGAGTAAAACTATTGTTCAAAGATGATTATAAACTGTATGTAAATCCCACAGGAAAATTTGTAATTGGAGGTCCTCACGGAGATACAGGTTTAACTGGTCGTAAAATAATTGTTGATACCTACGGTGGTAAAGGAGCGCACGGAGGAGGAGCATTCTCAGGTAAAGATCCCTCAAAAGTTGACCGTTCGGCAGCATACGCAGCACGTCACATAGCAAAAAACCTTGTTGCGGCAGGAGTAGCCGATGAAGCATTAATACAACTATCCTATGCCATAGGAGTAGCTGAGCCGATAAGCGTATATGTAAATACATACGGAACAGCAAAGAGTGGTTTAAAAGACTCTGAAATTGCGGCAAAAGTAAAAGAGATATTTGACCTTCGCCCATACGCAATAGAGGAGCGATTGAAATTGAGAAACCCCATATACGAAGAGACAGCAGCATACGGACACATGGGACGAGAGCCAAAGACCGTAGTCAAAAGATTTACCTCTCGCTATACACAAGAGATAGTACAAGAGGTAGAACTCTTCACATGGGAAAAACTCGATTACGTAGATAAAATCAAAGAGCAATTTAATCTATAA
- the truB gene encoding tRNA pseudouridine(55) synthase TruB, which yields MDREFDFIGGEVLHFNKPLHWTSFRLVKKLRGHIHQHYGIKKFKVGHAGTLDPLATGVMTICTGKATKLIESLQGEDKEYIATIALGATTPSFDLETEVDATFATEHITREMVEEVLASFVGNIEQVPPIFSAVKIDGERAYKLARKGDDVELKAKVIRIDAIDLLEFSQNAIRIRVACGKGTYIRSLARDIAIALDSGGHLTELIRTRVGTVRLEDCFSVDQIPDIVERGIAPKDINIVRK from the coding sequence ATTGACAGAGAGTTTGACTTTATAGGTGGTGAGGTTCTGCATTTTAATAAGCCTCTTCATTGGACTTCGTTCAGACTTGTTAAGAAGTTGAGAGGTCATATTCACCAACACTATGGTATTAAGAAGTTTAAGGTTGGTCATGCAGGTACTCTTGATCCTCTTGCTACTGGCGTGATGACCATTTGCACCGGTAAGGCTACTAAACTTATTGAGAGTTTGCAAGGCGAGGACAAAGAGTATATTGCAACTATTGCTTTGGGGGCTACTACGCCTTCGTTTGATTTGGAGACTGAGGTAGATGCTACCTTTGCTACTGAGCATATCACCCGCGAAATGGTTGAAGAGGTATTGGCCTCATTCGTTGGAAACATTGAACAGGTGCCTCCCATTTTTTCGGCTGTTAAGATTGATGGCGAGAGGGCTTATAAACTTGCTCGTAAGGGGGATGATGTGGAACTTAAAGCAAAGGTTATTCGTATTGATGCTATTGATCTTTTGGAGTTCTCGCAAAATGCTATTAGAATAAGGGTTGCTTGTGGTAAAGGTACCTACATTCGCTCCCTTGCCAGAGATATTGCTATTGCTCTGGATAGCGGAGGTCATCTTACTGAGTTGATTAGAACCCGTGTTGGAACAGTTAGATTAGAGGATTGTTTCTCGGTTGATCAGATTCCTGATATTGTGGAGAGAGGTATTGCTCCGAAGGATATAAACATTGTTAGAAAATAG
- a CDS encoding undecaprenyl-diphosphate phosphatase, which yields MSWLEALILGLIQGFTEYLPISSSGHLTIASNFVDITDPEQILPFTVLLHVATVLSTIVILYKEIVWLFKGLFKTHTGDSEPLSKWCGLTLNSQQQYIIAIIASMIPVGIVGIFFKDAVEAAFEGLTIVGCCLLATAVLLAFSYYAKPRQKDKISIKDAFIIGLSQAVAVLPGLSRSGTTIATGLLLGNKKENMAQFSFLMVIPPILGEALLESVEMVKEGIDVAFGGITPTALIIGFLAAFISGCIACKWMISVVKRGKLIYFAYYCLAAGLFTLIYSFI from the coding sequence ATGAGTTGGCTTGAAGCTCTTATTTTAGGTTTAATTCAGGGATTTACAGAGTATCTGCCCATTAGTAGCAGCGGTCACTTAACTATTGCATCAAACTTTGTTGATATTACTGACCCTGAGCAAATTCTGCCGTTTACTGTATTGCTACACGTTGCTACGGTTCTAAGTACTATTGTTATATTATATAAAGAGATTGTTTGGCTTTTTAAAGGACTATTTAAAACACACACTGGGGATAGCGAACCTTTATCTAAATGGTGTGGTTTAACTCTTAACTCGCAACAACAATATATTATTGCCATTATAGCATCTATGATTCCTGTTGGGATTGTTGGTATTTTCTTCAAAGATGCGGTTGAGGCGGCTTTTGAGGGGTTGACAATTGTAGGTTGCTGTTTATTGGCTACTGCCGTTCTTTTGGCTTTTTCGTACTACGCTAAACCTCGACAAAAAGATAAGATTTCTATTAAGGATGCCTTTATTATTGGTTTGAGCCAAGCTGTTGCTGTGCTACCCGGTCTCTCTCGCTCAGGTACTACTATTGCTACCGGTTTACTTTTGGGTAACAAAAAAGAGAATATGGCTCAGTTCTCATTCTTAATGGTTATTCCGCCTATATTGGGTGAGGCTCTTTTAGAGAGTGTTGAGATGGTTAAAGAGGGTATTGATGTTGCTTTTGGTGGCATTACTCCTACGGCTCTGATTATTGGATTCTTGGCTGCTTTTATCTCGGGCTGTATTGCTTGTAAATGGATGATATCTGTGGTTAAGAGAGGTAAACTTATATATTTTGCTTACTACTGCCTTGCCGCTGGATTATTTACTTTAATATATTCTTTTATTTAA
- a CDS encoding permease-like cell division protein FtsX encodes MGEKSNKHKISFWNAKVTSTISISLVLFLLGIVVSLSIIGTQLTKHIKENMGFTIVIKDSASKRGIEDVKRELDRAPYVKAVQFISKDDALKELELELGENPEDLLGFNPLQSSIEVKLSAEYASTDSLAWIEADIKQYSNIVSEVICQKDVIQVINDNLRKAEIILLSISALLMVISFALISNTIRLMIYSKRFLIRTMKLVGATPSFIRRPFIIKNIIEGVIAAVIATILLSGCAYYIVSEFENLAILINFLTLIQVFGVVLLLGIVLSSVSAFFAVNRYISMDEDELHAS; translated from the coding sequence ATGGGAGAAAAGTCAAATAAACATAAAATATCGTTCTGGAATGCTAAAGTAACTTCTACTATTAGTATTTCACTTGTGTTGTTTCTTTTGGGTATTGTGGTGTCGCTTTCGATAATTGGCACTCAACTTACTAAGCATATTAAAGAGAATATGGGTTTTACCATTGTTATTAAAGATTCTGCTTCAAAACGTGGTATTGAGGATGTTAAAAGAGAGTTGGATAGGGCTCCTTATGTTAAGGCTGTTCAGTTTATATCCAAGGATGATGCTCTTAAAGAGTTGGAACTTGAACTTGGTGAGAATCCTGAAGATCTTTTAGGTTTTAACCCCTTGCAATCTTCGATAGAGGTTAAACTTTCGGCTGAATATGCTTCGACCGACTCGCTTGCTTGGATTGAGGCTGATATTAAACAGTATAGTAATATTGTTTCGGAGGTTATTTGCCAAAAGGATGTTATTCAGGTTATTAACGATAATTTGCGTAAGGCCGAGATTATTCTTCTCTCAATTTCGGCTCTTTTGATGGTTATTTCGTTTGCTCTTATCAGCAACACTATTCGTTTGATGATATACTCTAAGCGTTTTCTTATTCGCACTATGAAACTTGTTGGTGCTACTCCCTCTTTTATAAGAAGACCTTTTATTATCAAAAATATTATTGAGGGTGTTATTGCTGCGGTTATTGCTACAATTTTGCTCTCGGGTTGTGCATACTATATTGTAAGCGAGTTTGAAAATCTTGCTATATTGATAAATTTTTTGACTTTAATTCAAGTGTTTGGTGTTGTTCTTCTACTCGGCATTGTGCTATCTTCTGTTTCGGCTTTCTTTGCTGTTAACAGATATATTTCAATGGATGAGGATGAACTTCACGCTTCTTAA
- the queA gene encoding tRNA preQ1(34) S-adenosylmethionine ribosyltransferase-isomerase QueA — MKLSKFKFKLPEELIAQYPTNHRDESRMMVLHRKTGEIEHLVFKDIIKFFDEGDLFVFNDTQVFPARLYGNKEKTGAQIEVFLLRELNRTNRLWDVLVDPARKIRIGNKLYFGDDDSVVAEVIDNTTSRGRTLRFLYDGEHEEFKSSLLALGETPLPEYIKRKPEPEDAERYQTIFAKNEGAVVAPAAGLHFSREMMKRLEIRGIDTAFLTLHIGLGSFKDIDVEDLTKHKMDSEPMIITDEFAKTVNAVKDAERKVCVIGTSTMRAIETAVCTGTHINEFEGWTNKFIFPPYDFSIANAMLTNFHLPLSTMLMMTASFGGYDNTMAAYHEAVKEEYRFGAYGDAMLIVD; from the coding sequence ATGAAACTTTCAAAATTTAAATTCAAATTACCCGAGGAGTTGATTGCTCAATATCCTACAAATCATCGCGATGAGTCTCGTATGATGGTTCTTCACCGCAAAACTGGTGAGATTGAGCATCTTGTTTTTAAAGATATTATAAAGTTCTTTGATGAGGGAGACCTATTTGTTTTTAATGATACTCAAGTTTTCCCTGCTCGCCTTTATGGAAACAAAGAGAAGACTGGGGCACAAATTGAGGTGTTTCTGCTTAGAGAATTAAATAGGACTAATCGCCTTTGGGATGTACTGGTTGACCCTGCCCGAAAAATACGTATTGGTAATAAATTGTATTTTGGAGATGATGACTCGGTAGTGGCAGAGGTTATTGATAATACTACGTCTCGCGGTAGAACTCTTCGTTTTTTATATGACGGAGAACACGAGGAGTTTAAGAGTTCTCTTCTGGCTCTTGGTGAGACTCCGCTGCCTGAGTATATTAAACGCAAACCTGAGCCTGAAGATGCTGAGAGATACCAGACTATTTTTGCTAAAAACGAGGGGGCGGTTGTTGCTCCTGCTGCCGGTTTACACTTTAGCAGAGAGATGATGAAGAGATTGGAGATTAGAGGTATTGATACTGCTTTCTTAACTCTTCACATAGGTTTGGGAAGTTTTAAAGATATTGATGTTGAGGACTTGACAAAACATAAAATGGATTCAGAACCAATGATTATTACCGATGAGTTTGCTAAAACAGTTAATGCTGTTAAGGATGCTGAACGTAAGGTTTGTGTTATTGGTACTTCAACTATGCGTGCTATTGAGACTGCTGTTTGTACCGGAACTCACATTAACGAGTTTGAGGGTTGGACTAACAAATTTATTTTCCCTCCTTACGACTTCTCTATTGCTAACGCTATGCTTACAAACTTTCACCTTCCTCTATCGACAATGCTTATGATGACTGCTTCGTTTGGTGGTTACGACAACACTATGGCTGCATACCATGAGGCTGTTAAAGAGGAATATCGCTTTGGAGCATACGGTGATGCTATGTTGATTGTTGACTAA
- the folK gene encoding 2-amino-4-hydroxy-6-hydroxymethyldihydropteridine diphosphokinase, whose protein sequence is MSVVYLSLGSNLGDREHFIDCAICEIDKRIGEVTNISSKYETEPWGFISKNKFINVAVEVKTQLSASEVSVIVHKIEDELGRKRDINSTGYEDRVIDIDILLFDDIISNDELLTLPHPKMHLREFVIVPLREIAPEIIHPVLGMAIKNIKL, encoded by the coding sequence GTGAGTGTTGTTTATCTGTCGTTAGGCTCAAATTTGGGTGATAGAGAGCACTTTATAGATTGTGCTATCTGCGAGATAGATAAACGAATAGGAGAGGTAACAAATATCTCAAGTAAATACGAAACTGAGCCTTGGGGTTTTATCTCTAAAAACAAGTTTATTAATGTGGCGGTGGAGGTTAAAACCCAACTCTCTGCATCTGAGGTTTCTGTTATTGTTCACAAAATTGAAGATGAATTAGGGAGAAAAAGAGATATTAACTCAACGGGGTATGAGGATAGGGTTATAGATATTGATATTCTGTTGTTTGATGATATTATCTCAAACGATGAGTTGTTAACGCTTCCTCATCCTAAAATGCACTTAAGAGAGTTTGTGATTGTTCCTCTACGTGAAATTGCTCCAGAAATTATTCACCCGGTATTAGGGATGGCTATTAAAAATATAAAATTATAA